One Anaerobacillus alkaliphilus DNA window includes the following coding sequences:
- the arsA gene encoding arsenical pump-driving ATPase — protein MMELFHPNKLPTTRHIFFTGKGGVGKTSTACATALALAKAGSRVLIVSTDPASNLEDVFGQALSNLPTAIKDVPNLFASNLDPEEAARNYRESLIGPYRGKLPKAAIDNMEEQLSGACTVEIAAFDEFTNLLANQEVTKQFDQIIFDTAPTGHTLRLLQLPTAWSSFLEDNTTGASCLGPLSGLAAKKELYATTVHALSDSEETTLVLVSRPEPSSLREANRASMELSDIGITNQVLILNGLFKATKTDDTIAKELEKRQQHALEQQPDFLSKLQSYYLPLVPYNLTGLKALKSFFEPIELASVPLNSSHTAKEIASLNTLVSSISQKNNGVIMTMGKGGVGKTTMAVAVAIGLVQEGHKVHLTTTDPAAHLSNIIHDERLLENLSVSRIDPKVEVELYRDEVLSKVAATLDEDSLEYIKEDLRSPCTEEIAVFRAFAKIVDKSKDTFVVIDTAPTGHTLLLLDAAESYHKEVSRSNGDMPENIKKLLPRLRDPEVTDVIIVTLPEATPVFEASRLQDDLRRADIHPKWWIINQSFQAANSEDPILQGRANSEEEWINKVRSNLASKCVIVPWQIDELDNVEKVKILLQ, from the coding sequence ATAATGGAACTATTTCACCCAAATAAACTTCCGACAACAAGACATATTTTCTTTACCGGGAAGGGTGGCGTCGGAAAAACTTCAACAGCATGCGCTACAGCACTAGCTTTAGCCAAAGCTGGAAGTCGAGTCCTAATTGTAAGCACAGACCCTGCTTCCAACCTTGAAGACGTTTTTGGACAGGCATTATCGAACTTACCGACAGCGATTAAGGACGTACCAAACTTATTTGCGTCTAATCTGGATCCTGAGGAAGCAGCTAGAAATTACCGCGAGAGTTTAATAGGGCCATATCGAGGTAAACTTCCTAAGGCAGCTATAGACAATATGGAAGAACAATTATCTGGTGCTTGTACAGTTGAAATTGCAGCCTTTGATGAATTTACAAACTTACTTGCGAACCAAGAGGTAACGAAGCAATTTGATCAGATTATTTTTGACACTGCTCCTACTGGTCATACTCTGCGATTGTTACAACTACCTACAGCCTGGTCTTCATTTTTAGAAGATAATACGACTGGTGCTTCCTGCTTAGGACCTTTATCAGGACTAGCGGCAAAGAAAGAATTGTATGCTACTACTGTCCATGCACTTTCTGACAGTGAAGAAACGACATTAGTTCTCGTTTCTAGGCCAGAGCCTTCTTCACTACGTGAAGCAAACCGGGCTTCAATGGAACTTAGTGATATTGGTATAACAAATCAAGTACTAATCTTGAATGGTCTCTTCAAAGCAACTAAGACAGATGATACGATTGCCAAGGAATTAGAGAAACGACAACAGCATGCACTAGAACAGCAACCAGATTTTCTATCTAAGTTACAAAGCTATTATCTACCACTTGTACCTTATAATTTAACTGGATTAAAGGCCTTAAAAAGCTTTTTTGAACCGATAGAACTAGCCTCAGTTCCTTTGAATAGTTCTCATACAGCAAAGGAGATTGCCTCTTTAAATACGTTGGTTAGTTCCATTTCTCAAAAAAATAATGGAGTCATTATGACAATGGGGAAAGGGGGGGTTGGAAAAACAACGATGGCAGTGGCAGTAGCTATTGGATTAGTTCAAGAAGGTCATAAAGTTCATTTGACTACTACTGATCCTGCAGCACATTTATCAAATATTATTCACGATGAAAGATTGCTTGAAAATCTTTCTGTAAGTAGGATAGATCCAAAAGTTGAAGTTGAATTATATCGAGATGAGGTCTTAAGTAAGGTGGCAGCTACCCTAGATGAAGATAGTCTAGAGTATATTAAAGAAGATTTACGTTCACCGTGTACAGAGGAAATTGCAGTTTTTCGCGCTTTCGCCAAAATTGTTGATAAATCCAAAGACACATTTGTTGTTATTGATACTGCCCCTACTGGACACACACTCCTTTTATTAGATGCAGCTGAGTCCTACCATAAAGAAGTTTCACGTTCTAACGGAGATATGCCTGAAAATATTAAGAAGCTCTTACCAAGGTTACGTGATCCTGAGGTAACTGACGTAATCATTGTAACACTCCCTGAAGCAACTCCAGTCTTTGAAGCAAGTAGGCTTCAAGATGACCTTAGGAGAGCAGATATTCACCCGAAATGGTGGATCATTAACCAAAGCTTTCAAGCTGCAAATTCAGAGGATCCTATTCTTCAAGGGAGAGCTAATTCTGAAGAAGAGTGGATTAATAAAGTAAGAAGCAATCTAGCTAGTAAATGCGTGATCGTACCTTGGCAAATTGATGAACTAGATAATGTAGAAAAAGTTAAGATATTGCTTCAGTAG